The genomic DNA TGAAGGAGCCAGGCAAGCTAACCTCTCCATCCTCGGTGGTGAGACGGCAACACTCAAGGGTCTTGTGACCGGGCTTGACCTTGCCGGGGCATGTCTGGGCATTCAGGAGAAAGAGAAAGTCATCTCCGGATCTGCCATAACTCCAGGTGACTGCATGGTGGGAATCCCTTCATCAGGAATTCACAGCAATGGCCTGACTCTTGCCCGCCGGATGGTCGAGCAGCACGGATCCTATTCTGATCGCCTGCCATCCGGGGCTACACTGGGTGATGAGCTCCTGCGACCAACCCGGATCTATGCAGATGCCATCCAAGTCTGCGCGGAGACAGCGGTTCATGGGATGTGTCATATCACCGGTGGAGGGCTCTTAAACCTGAACCGGCTTGGGGAATTTGGTTACGTGTTTGATGCGCCACTTCCACCCCAGGAGATATTTGAGTGGATTGCAAAGGCTGGTCAGATATCAGAACCTGAAATGTACCGGACCTTCAATATGGGGATGGGGTACGTGTTCATCCTTCCAAAAGAGGGAGTAAAAACCGTTCAGAAATATTTCCCTGATGCGCAGATAGTAGGGCATATTACCGGCACACCGGGCATTCGTCTGAATGGAAAGAAGTTATTCTGATTCAGGACAATATATCTCTTTTTTTGCATTGTCCGAATAGATGAGTGAATTTCCGTGAGGATCTTCAATAATAAGCGTGATGCTCTCTTTTCCATCCCGGATGTTTATAATTCTCTCCTTCAGGGCACGTGCTCTTCTCCGTTGTTCATCTTCGCCATCGATCAGAATCCCATCAAGAACCTTGTCAACTCTGAGCAGAACCCCTTCCACATTTGACACGAACCCTTCACAGGCCGGGCCGGGATTGATCTCCACCCCAAGTTCAGGGATGGTAATCTTTGCAGCACTACTCCTGACAACCCTGACCGAGAGGTCATCCTCACAGCACGCACAATAGATGTACCGGACCGGCTCATTCGTGCTGATATTCTGCACGTCTGAAAACCGATACCCGCACTCAGGACATGAGCAGGTAATAATCAGTATATCGGAAAAATAGGGAATATTCTCCGTTTTATATGTCCAGTCAACCTCTTCCCCGCAGGCCGGACAGATCCCTCTGACATCCTGTTCCAAGTTCAGGCACCGCCACCGATGCGGTCACGGGAGATCTTGACGTTTTTTGGGGTGATGATCACGTATTGCTGATCACCAAGGCCGACAATATCTCCGTCAACATCACGGGCCACCTGGTAGAAGTCTTTCATGACCCGTTCATAATTGATCTTGTCCATTTTCAGGCGGGTAATGTCAACAATAACAATATTCCCGTCATATACCTGATCTTTGACGATCTGACTTTCCCGCAGACCAGTAACCGTGGCGACCTTGACAAGAAGGGCTGGGTTTTCACTTAGTTCGTACTCTTTCAGAGTGAGATCTTTATATTCGTCCGGGGAAGAGGTATCCTTGCTTCCGAAGAGAAGGTCGCGAAGTCCCATATAAGAACCTTTTCTGTCAGTTGTAATAAAGATACTGGTTTTTCAGGCCTGACAGGCGTCCTTTCCCTTTTCAGAACTCAAGATTCCAGATATCATCACCGACGTGATGCCAGGTCCGGGCAACCTTTCCTTTCTCCTGCGCGAGGATGTCGGCGGCATCATACAATGCTATCCCAAGGGCCAGTGGTTTTCCATGACGCTCATCTACTATCTGAACGGGTTTCCCGGCAGTAACATCAGGCGTTACATCAACTACACCAGGTCGCATGATGTCAGCACCATTCACCACATAGGACACCGCCCCCATGTCAACCACGATACGTTTCTGGGGGAAGGGACGGCTTACCGCACCCCGCAGACTGGGAAATAAAATCCCATCCTTTTCAAGAAGGACAGGCTCCTTATCGATAAGATAGAGATGGACATCCTGGTTCGTCTCGATTATCTCGATATTTTTCCCCTCGAACTGATCTGCTCCATCCCCGATCTCTTCTCTGAGCCGTTCCAGTATGCCGCTCACCTGGGATTTTCGTATTGAATGTCTTCTTTTTGAGGTCAGTTTACCCATATGCTCTATAGTACGGCTACCTGAACTCCCATAAACAATACGCACCCGGCTGACTGATGGGATGACAGGTATGTTTATGAATCATCCCGGCGCAATTTATTCACTCATTTCGAGTAGTGCAGGGTATTGATATGACTAAAAGACCTATGGATATTTTAGATCAGGTCCTGAATCGCCAACCAGTACTGATATCCCTTAAAGGGGGCAGAGAAATCAAAGGAGTTCTCCAGGGATACGACGTCCACATGAACCTTGTGCTCGATAAAGCCGAGGAGATCGTGCAAGGACAGGCACAGAGTATCGGTACCCTGATTATTCGCGGCGATAATGTAATCTACATCTCCCCGAATCCCCAATAAGGAGGCAGAATAAATGTCAAAAGGAACACCATCACGAGGTAAACGACAGACTCAGACTCACCTGACATGCAGAAGATGCGGTCGGATGTCCTATCACAAGCGTCATAAAATCTGCTCATCATGTGGATTTGGTCGCTCTACCCGCATGCGTTCTTACGGCTGGATCACCAAGCGGCCGAAAGTTGCAACCCATTAATCATGTGCGGGATCGTTGGCATCACTAGTTCTGCCGACGTCTCTTTTTCTCTTTATTATGCGTTATATGCTCTCCAGCACCGTGGTCAGGAGAGTGCGGGCATTGCCACATTTAACGGTTCAGGCCTGTGTAAACACAAAGGAAACGGTTTAGTCTCTGAAGTATTCAGTGAGCAGATGCTCAGATCGCTGGTCGGGACCGTTGGAATCGGGCATGTCAGATATCCGACCACCGGCGAGAACCGGCCTGAGAACATTCAGCCATTTTTATTCACATTTCGCGGGCATGTGATCGCACTGGCGCATAATGGGAACCTCGTGAATTATCGGGAGCTCAGAGCTCAGTTTGAGGACCGGGGGCAGATCTTCTGGTCCACATCAGATACGGAGATCATCTCCAAGATAATTACCGAGTCAATCAGAAAAGGAGGCACCATAGAGGATGCGGTGAAGAAATGCATGGCCTGTCTGAAAGGATCCTACTCAGTGGTGATGCTCTACGACGGGGACCTCTATGCATTTCGTGACCCGCATGGTATCCGGCCACTCTGTTTTGGCAGGACAGAATCAGGGTACATGGTTGCATCAGAGAGTGTAGCGATTGATGCCCTGAATGGAAAATATGAACGGGATGTGTTCCCGGGTGAGATGATCCATATCTCCGGGGATGAGATCAGGTTTAAACAGATAGCTGTAGCCTCGCGGAAGGGGCACTGTGTCTTTGAGTTTATCTATTTTGCACGGGCTGATTCCCGTATTGACGGATCTCTTGTGTATGATGTGCGCAGGAAGATCGGGGCGATGATATATGAGGAAAACCCGGTTCAGGCAGATGCTGTCTGCACGGTCCCTGATTCGGGGACTGCATATGCGGTCGGTTTTTCTGAGCGGTCCTCTATTCCCTTCATGGAATGCCTGATTAAAAACCGGTACATGGGGCGGACTTTTATCATGCCGACCCAGGAGAAACGTGAGCGGGCAGTCAGGATAAAACTCAATCCGATACCGGATCATCTCCGTGATCGGTCAATCATCCTGGTCGATGATTCCATTGTCAGAGGAACGACATCACGCCGGATTATTGAGACGATGCGGGATGCCGGGGCACGGGAGATACATATGAGAATAGGCTCGCCTATCATCAAGGCTCCGTGTTACCTGGGGGTCGACATGCCCACGAGGGCAGAACTTATCGGCAGTGACAAGGACGTAGATGAAGTCAGGAAAAGTATCACCGCCACCAGTCTTCATTATATATCTATTGAATCCCTGGTACGTGCCATAGGTCTCCCCCGTCATGACCTGTGTCTTGGATGTCTGACCGGATGTTACCCGGTTGAGATCAGGGATGAGCAGTCTGATGATCGGTGCATTACCATGGTAGACCGGGATGTGCAGACATCCCTGTTCGAGAGAAAATTTTTTATGCCAGAGAGAAGTCAGGACTGGATAGCGCAGGCGAAATTCGATTTGAAAGCAGCGGTTGATAATTGTAAAGCTGGAAATTATGAATGGGCATGTTTTATATCAGAGCAGGCAGCAGAGAAATCCATAAAAGCCTTGTACCAGTATTATGGAGGTGACGCCAGGGGTCATTCTGTCGAGAAACTATTCATCGGGTTGACAGACTATGTTGAGATCTCTCGAGAGTTACTCTCTGATGCAAAACGACTTGACAGACTTTATATTATCAGCCGATACCCGGACGGGCTGACATATGGTACACCTCATGAACACTTTACCAAGGAAGATGCACATGTGGCAATCAGCAGTGCAGGAAATATCCTTAGATTCTGTCAGGATATTCTGGCTTGATTACCCTCTCATAACAGAAAGATTAAAGGAGATTTTAGAGAAATTTAAGGATTATCCTGAGATCCTTGAAGTCTGGGTGTTTGGCTCTTTTGCACAATTAAAAGCAGTCCCCGGGAGTGATATCGATCTGCTCCTTGTTATGAAAGAAAGTGAAAAAAGACTCATCGATAGGATAGAAAGGTACCAGGATATGTTCTCGGACATGGGAATGAGTGTCGATGTTTTTCCCTACACGATTCAGGAATCTGATCTTCCTTTTGTACAGAATGCAAAACGAACCGGGATATGCATTTATAACGTATCAGATGAGCAGGTTGGTACGCAGGGACTTTTATATCTTGAAGACGCTGCGAAAGATATCTTGAAGACGCTGCGAAAGGAAAAAGAAAACGTATACGATGACAGTAACTCATTAATTTCGTGAATGGCATACTGAGTAGAATCAGGCTCTCTATCTGCGAACTATCAAGTGATCTCACTGTGATTTCTTAGAGAGTACTGTGACATATACCATCCTTGTTAGTGACGAACTCGCGGAAGAAGGCATAGAAATTCTTCGCGAACATGCCATGGTGGATGTAAACACCGGGCTTTCTGAAGATGAACTGGTAGCAACCATTGAGAATTATGACGCGCTGCTTGTCAGGTCAGGCACCCAGGTGACCGAGCGGGTCATTGAGGCAGGCAAGAGACTCCGGTTTATCGGGCGTGCAGGGGCCGGGGTTGACAATATTGATATGAATGCTGCCACCCGTCGTGGCGTGATAGTTGCCAATGCTCCTGAAGGAAATACCCTGGCAGCAACCGAGCATACCATGGCCATGATGCAGTCACTCTGCCGGAATATCCCCCAGGCGAATGCATCCATGCAGGCAGGGGAATGGAAGCGATCCAAATTCATGGGTGTTGAACTGAATGAGAAGATCCTCGGGATTGTCGGGCTTGGGCGTATCGGACGAGAGGTTGCAAAACGCGCATCATCATTTAACATGCATATCATTGGATATGACCCATTTATCTCTCCGGATAAAGCAGCGGAGATGGGCATCGAATCGATGTCTCTTGAGGCTCTCTTTACCAAAGCCGACATCATCACGGTTCATACCCCACTCATCAAAGAGACCCGGCATATCATCAATGAAAAGTCCATCGCCACGATGAAAGACGGGGTCCGGATTATTAACTGTGCCCGTGGAGGAATCATTGATGAAGCGGCATTGGCGGCGGCTGTGAAATCCGGAAAGGTAGCCGGGGCTGCTATCGATGTATTTGAAGAAGAGCCGCCAAAAGACTCTCCGCTCATCGGCATTCCAAATATCATAGTGACCCCCCATCTTGGGGCAAGTACGGTGGAAGCCCAGAAGAATGTGGCAATCTCCATAGCAAAGCAGTGTCTTGAGGTTCTTGGTGGCGGTGATGCGAAATATGTCGTGAATGCGCCGATCATCCCATCCGAACAACATGAGATCATTGAGCCCTATGCAACCCTGGGAGAGCGGATAGGCCGGCTCATGATCCAGATCGTTGACGGGCGTGTCCAGAAACTGGAGATGATCTATGGCGGGGATCTTGCTGCCCTTGGGCAGTCCACGAAACTTATCACCCATATGGCGATCAAGGGACTGCTCGATCCTATCCTCCGGTTCCCGGTCAATATGGTAAATGCCGCGTACATTGCCAAGGACAGAGGTATTGCCGTTTCTGAGACAACAACCGGCGAGTCTGCAGGGTATAAAAATCTCCTCACCATGAAGGTAACCACTGATAGTTCTGAACTGGTGATCGCCGGATCAGTTCTGTATAAGGGTGGCGCGAGGATAGTGTCAATTGCAGGGTACACCATGGACATGGTCCCCGAAGGAGCGGTTATCATCTCACGGCATCTTGACCGTCCGGGAGTTATTGGCAGGGCATCCACCATCCTTGGTGAACATCAGATCAATATTGCCGGCATGCAGGTCGGCAGATTCCAGCCAGGTGAGGAAGCAATCATGGTCCTGAATGTTGATGGGGATGTTCCGGAAGAGGTAATGGAAGCGATCCGTGGTATGCCGGGTATCTACTCAGCAAAATTTGCCAGGATCTAATCTTTTTTTCAAGAACAGATCAAAATCTATAAATGGACTGGAAGGCTACATTGTAAGGCACAACCGGGGGCTCGTGGTCTAGCTGGTTATGACGTCGCCTTGACATGGCGGAGATCCTGAGTTCGAATCTCAGCGAGCCCATCTTTTTTCGATACTTTTATTTAGTTGCAGGAAGAGGGATAACTATGTCTATCAATTTGAGAATTCTGAAAAGTGTTATCATATTAATTATTTTAGGATTGATCGTGTCATTTGTGCAAGGTGCACTGGTTTCAGGAAGGGAGCCGACTGGAGGTCTGAATAAACTGACTATTGATAATTCTCAAGGTGAACTAGATGCATTAGTAGTTCTAACGCAACCAAACTGGCCAAATCCAATCTGCTCCATTTATCTTCCAAAAGGGGAATCACATACATTTGAGAAGATGAAGCCAGGATTGTATGATATTTATTATATCCTAGGAAAAGGTTGGATATCTACAAAAAAAGCGTTTGCTCAGGAAATTGAAGTCGGAAAGATTGATCAGCCAATTGAATTAGTATCCGAAGGACATAACACCGTAGAATCTTATAAAATTGTCTGGGATTATGTTCCATACAACGATAATGAGTATATTACCGACTTTAATACAGTAACAGTTACCCTGTATCCTGTTCCAAAAGGAAATATTGAATTAGTTCTGATAGAGAGAGAAGATTTTCCTAAATACTAATTTTTTTAATTTTTAACTTATGACTATATCCTTTTGAGATATCATGTCATTTTTAGTGTATTTTGCAAAGAATGGTAAAGTCAGCCAATAGTAAGAAATAGTATCTTGGCCGTATCTATCACCGTCATTAAATTCTCATTACACCGGAGACTATCCAAGAATATGATTTTTTATTTATTTAAGTAAGTATATAAGGTCTAATTCGAATTTAGCCACTTATTTATCTCCAATTTAGAGATATTTATGCACTCGATTTCTCGGACAGACTCCTTTAATAATTGACCGGTAATAATCTGCATATCGTATCAGAGGTTTACTTTTTTCTTTGGATAGAATATTGCACGAAGATTCATACATTCCAATCATTTCCAATCATTATTTTCCATTATTTGATTCTCACATAAAGATAGCTCATTTCATGCTCCTTCACGCAGATGTACTATCGTGAATCAGATATACACCATCATTTTAGCAGGAGGGGTCGGGACCAGGCTCTGGCCTCTTTCGAGAACCTACTATCCAAAGCAGTTTCTTCAGGTGAATGGTCACTCACTCTTTCAAAAGACGTACCTGAGAGCAGTTGAAAACAGCAATCCTTCAGATATTTATGTAGTAACGAATGAACTACATCATTTCCTGGTAAAAAATCAGATAAATGAACTCAGATATCCAATTGCAGATGAGCAGATCCTGCTCGAACCTTCAGGAAAAAACACCCTCCCGGCAATTGCGTGGGGAGTTACAGAAATCGCGAAGAAAAACCCGGATTCGGTTATCATGGTTTTTCCCAGCGATCACCTCCTTGGAGCATCAGCCGGTGAGGAGTTGCGTTCAGCAATCCCTTTATGTGAACACTACCTGGTTACATTTGGAATTATTCCTGACAGTCCGCATACCGGATATGGATACATTGCGCCTGGCAATCCATTGGAGAAAGGATTCCAGGTACACGAGTTTAAAGAGAAACCAGATGAGGATACTGCACGGCAGTATGTGAAGGATGGATATTTCTGGAACAGCGGGATGTTTCTCTTTTCTGTTCAGGTTTTTATGAATGAACTGATACGATATCAGCCGATTATTGCAGACATTTTTGAAAAGGGGGGTTCCTGGGATGAACTTCCTTCAGTTTCAATAGATTACGGCATTCTCGAACATTCAAATAACGTAGCTGTTGTTCCTCTTTCTTCCAGTTGGTCCGATCTTGGTAATTTTAATGCATGGTATGAGATATCGGGGAAGGATGCTTGTGACAATTCAGGGAATTGTATGGCCATAGAGTCATATGGAAATTTTGTGACGACCAAGGACCGGTTTGCAGCCCTTATCGGGATAAAAGACACGATTGTTGTCGAGACTTGTGACGCATTACTTGTCTGCCGGCGCGACATGGCAGAAAGAGTAGGAGACCTGGTTAAGGATCTGAAAAAGCAGGGGAACCCGATTACTGAAATACACCGTCTGGTTTACCGACCCTGGGGGTCCTATCTTGGGCTTGAAACCGGGCCCGGGTTTCAGATTAAGCGACTGACGGTGAATCCTGGTATGCGCTTATCACTGCAACGACATCATCACCGGAGTGAACACTGGGTTGTGGTGCATGGGACCGCTGATGTGGAACTTGATGGAAAGCAGCTCTTTGTCAGACCGGGTGAGAGTACGTTTGTCCCTGCGGGAGTTATGCACCGGCTCGGGAACTCAGGAAAGATTCCCCTTGAGGTGATTGAAGTCCAGATAGGTGAGTATCTTGAAGAGGATGATATCGAGCGGACCGAGGATGACTTTAAACGGGTATAAGGATCAGAGGATCTGATCTTCAGATACCTCAATTGTTTTTCCGGTTTCAATAATCCGGTATGGCCCGGTGGCCCGTACTTCGTATGGGTTGTTCTGGGTGCTGTATGGGAGAGTGAATGTCCCGTTCATACTTTTTTGCTGCCAGGTGAAGTTCCGTCCCTGATTCGTGGTTATAGGGAGTTCAATGGTTCCTGTTCCGGGCAGAGTGAATCCTTTCACCCGTTCAAATATTTTCACTTCTTTTATCTGATGGGTTTCATCAGCTGCAACAGTTGTCGGTGATTCATAGATGAGCCGGTAATGACCAAGGGCCGGGACATCGGTGATGGGTTTGGTGAACTGGATGGAACCGACGATCTGGTTATCGGATGTGGGGAATTTTTGTGCGTCTTCAGAAGAGATTTGAATGGCATTCGTGATTAATTTAAAGGAGCCTCCGCTCATTGGTGATTGCTCAATGGTCAGGAGTGATCCTCCCTGGCCCGGAGAATATGAGCCATCGGAGAGATGTAACTTTACAGCGGTACTTTCGAAATATGGCTGTTTTAAGACGAGAACTGGATCATATCTGCCACCCTGCCCGGACGGTTGATAATAGGTCTCCTGGTATTGAGAGATACGATCTCTGCCATATCCCCACAGGGGAAGGGCGGCAAATTTCGAGGTGACGGTAGCAAAGTCTGTGATGATATATTTTGCTTTTACATCATCCGCGTTTAATTCTGCATTCTCTTCCGATTGAGCTGCCAGGAATTGTGCGACCGGAGGGACATTATCCTGGAAGGGTGATGTTATGGGGATTCTTTGACTAAGGAAGGTTATCCAGTGTCCATAATCCCACCAAGAAAGAACGCCATATGATTTTTCCGGATAGGTGAATTCTGTTTTTTGATAGATTTTATGATAATCAACACCTGTATCAGGGGAGATCTGTGAGAGCCTGGTAAGAGAGTCAGCCCAGTCATTTGTCATTGAGATGAGACCGATCTGCTTATCTGCAACGGTCATGACCGTCTGGACTGAAAATCCGACGATGATAAGCATTAAAATCCCTACCACTGCTATTGCACGATATGGGAGATTCTGATCTTTCATCTCCAGGTTTTTCTTTGATCGTTTCTCAGGCTGCTCACTCGCTGCAATTTTTGAATATATTGTGCTGAGTGCGATCGCAGAAAATAGCACAATAACTATACTTACGTAATATTCATACCGGACATGCATCAGAGTCGCATACATGAGAACGATTCCCCATACAAGAATTGCCATTAAGGCAGGTTGATACGAACGAATCAGCCTGATAATACAGATGACAATACCTACTAATGCAAGAAATATGGCAATATTGTAGGAGTACCACGCCCGTACCGGTTCCCACATCTGCATCTCATTAATATATGATTCAGCATATGAAAAGAAAAAGAAATAGTGGATAGAGTTGTTTATCTGGGCAGCAATATCAGGGGTAAGCATCGCAATGAATGCATATCCCGCGGCGAATGAGGTCAACACAGTTCCAATATAATGAAACCGCGGTTTCTTTGCGAACAGATGTGCGAAGAGAGTGAGAAATCCCAGTTCAAGAGGGATTGCCAGAGCTGCCAGAATATGTCCTATCGAATACCTGCTCAAAGAAAACCCATCATGTGTTAATCCAAGAGGGAGATAGAGGACTGTAAATGTAATAAAGAAGAGGCAGGTATGTAGAAGGAGAATGAAAAGATGATTCCGGTCCCGGAGTACTAATGCATGGATCAGGAAGATAAGGGCGCAGATTGCTGCAAAAAGCACCATGGTCTGAATGTTCATAAGACCCAGAAAATATACAATCCCAGCAAAGATGGCAAGGAGGATACTTTTTTTCGTATACCAGGGCTTTTGAATGGTGCTCGTGGTGAGTAGGAGAGCGACTATGAGGGTGATGAAAAGGGTTGAGAAGAGTGTTTCTGTAATATGATGATCGAGATATCCATAAAAAGAACGATATAATAACTCTCCGGAGATGACCGGAAGAAGTATTGCTGCTATCCACCCAGTTTTTTCATCCCCGGATAATTTTCCCAGATACCAGATTATGGGAATGAGAAGGAGAAATATTAAAGGAGGAACGTATGATGCGACAATCATATTTTCCGGTCTTGACAGGGCACCAACAAGAACACAGACAGATGCACAGAGGAATGGGAAGAGCGGACCCCAGTCGACATCCTTTCCTGTGGGAAACGCAGTCATGGGATCGAACCAGGCATATCCGGGGTAATTTGCAGATATTTGCTCAATCTGACGCATTGAGTACCAGGTATCCATGAAAATGAGTTTCTGAACCGGACCATTGCCAAGGAAATCCATGGGTAAAATCCGGAGCCAGAGTCCAAGGAGGGCAGAGGCAATCACAAGGAGGAGAAGAAGGTGCGATGAATGTGTATTCAGCCAGTCTTTTGATCTTGTCATTATGAGTACTATCTGACTTTTTCCTTAAGTATTCATTTCCGAACAAGAGAGCATCCCCAGTTCTTCTATCATGAGGGTTGCATCAATAAGTGCCTTAAATCGAAGTCCAGCTAAAATGGAAATAATTTGCATACAAAAGTAGTTTCGTCAGGATGGCAATACTATAC from Methanospirillum hungatei JF-1 includes the following:
- the purM gene encoding phosphoribosylformylglycinamidine cyclo-ligase, which translates into the protein MEQDAYREAGVDIDLEAAAVKSLISELTYRRTDQFGMASEIGHFAGFISFGKYVLAMAVDGVGTKMLVADALQDWSTVGIDCIAMNVNDLYVMNLEPVAFVDYIATSELSQEQMRQIGKGLNEGARQANLSILGGETATLKGLVTGLDLAGACLGIQEKEKVISGSAITPGDCMVGIPSSGIHSNGLTLARRMVEQHGSYSDRLPSGATLGDELLRPTRIYADAIQVCAETAVHGMCHITGGGLLNLNRLGEFGYVFDAPLPPQEIFEWIAKAGQISEPEMYRTFNMGMGYVFILPKEGVKTVQKYFPDAQIVGHITGTPGIRLNGKKLF
- a CDS encoding ZPR1 zinc finger domain-containing protein, which codes for MEQDVRGICPACGEEVDWTYKTENIPYFSDILIITCSCPECGYRFSDVQNISTNEPVRYIYCACCEDDLSVRVVRSSAAKITIPELGVEINPGPACEGFVSNVEGVLLRVDKVLDGILIDGEDEQRRRARALKERIINIRDGKESITLIIEDPHGNSLIYSDNAKKEIYCPESE
- the sepF gene encoding cell division protein SepF, which encodes MGLRDLLFGSKDTSSPDEYKDLTLKEYELSENPALLVKVATVTGLRESQIVKDQVYDGNIVIVDITRLKMDKINYERVMKDFYQVARDVDGDIVGLGDQQYVIITPKNVKISRDRIGGGA
- a CDS encoding RNA-binding protein; its protein translation is MGKLTSKRRHSIRKSQVSGILERLREEIGDGADQFEGKNIEIIETNQDVHLYLIDKEPVLLEKDGILFPSLRGAVSRPFPQKRIVVDMGAVSYVVNGADIMRPGVVDVTPDVTAGKPVQIVDERHGKPLALGIALYDAADILAQEKGKVARTWHHVGDDIWNLEF
- a CDS encoding LSM domain-containing protein, whose protein sequence is MTKRPMDILDQVLNRQPVLISLKGGREIKGVLQGYDVHMNLVLDKAEEIVQGQAQSIGTLIIRGDNVIYISPNPQ
- a CDS encoding 50S ribosomal protein L37e, which codes for MSKGTPSRGKRQTQTHLTCRRCGRMSYHKRHKICSSCGFGRSTRMRSYGWITKRPKVATH
- the purF gene encoding amidophosphoribosyltransferase, coding for MCGIVGITSSADVSFSLYYALYALQHRGQESAGIATFNGSGLCKHKGNGLVSEVFSEQMLRSLVGTVGIGHVRYPTTGENRPENIQPFLFTFRGHVIALAHNGNLVNYRELRAQFEDRGQIFWSTSDTEIISKIITESIRKGGTIEDAVKKCMACLKGSYSVVMLYDGDLYAFRDPHGIRPLCFGRTESGYMVASESVAIDALNGKYERDVFPGEMIHISGDEIRFKQIAVASRKGHCVFEFIYFARADSRIDGSLVYDVRRKIGAMIYEENPVQADAVCTVPDSGTAYAVGFSERSSIPFMECLIKNRYMGRTFIMPTQEKRERAVRIKLNPIPDHLRDRSIILVDDSIVRGTTSRRIIETMRDAGAREIHMRIGSPIIKAPCYLGVDMPTRAELIGSDKDVDEVRKSITATSLHYISIESLVRAIGLPRHDLCLGCLTGCYPVEIRDEQSDDRCITMVDRDVQTSLFERKFFMPERSQDWIAQAKFDLKAAVDNCKAGNYEWACFISEQAAEKSIKALYQYYGGDARGHSVEKLFIGLTDYVEISRELLSDAKRLDRLYIISRYPDGLTYGTPHEHFTKEDAHVAISSAGNILRFCQDILA
- a CDS encoding nucleotidyltransferase domain-containing protein; protein product: MWQSAVQEISLDSVRIFWLDYPLITERLKEILEKFKDYPEILEVWVFGSFAQLKAVPGSDIDLLLVMKESEKRLIDRIERYQDMFSDMGMSVDVFPYTIQESDLPFVQNAKRTGICIYNVSDEQVGTQGLLYLEDAAKDILKTLRKEKENVYDDSNSLIS
- the serA gene encoding phosphoglycerate dehydrogenase — protein: MTYTILVSDELAEEGIEILREHAMVDVNTGLSEDELVATIENYDALLVRSGTQVTERVIEAGKRLRFIGRAGAGVDNIDMNAATRRGVIVANAPEGNTLAATEHTMAMMQSLCRNIPQANASMQAGEWKRSKFMGVELNEKILGIVGLGRIGREVAKRASSFNMHIIGYDPFISPDKAAEMGIESMSLEALFTKADIITVHTPLIKETRHIINEKSIATMKDGVRIINCARGGIIDEAALAAAVKSGKVAGAAIDVFEEEPPKDSPLIGIPNIIVTPHLGASTVEAQKNVAISIAKQCLEVLGGGDAKYVVNAPIIPSEQHEIIEPYATLGERIGRLMIQIVDGRVQKLEMIYGGDLAALGQSTKLITHMAIKGLLDPILRFPVNMVNAAYIAKDRGIAVSETTTGESAGYKNLLTMKVTTDSSELVIAGSVLYKGGARIVSIAGYTMDMVPEGAVIISRHLDRPGVIGRASTILGEHQINIAGMQVGRFQPGEEAIMVLNVDGDVPEEVMEAIRGMPGIYSAKFARI
- a CDS encoding mannose-1-phosphate guanylyltransferase/mannose-6-phosphate isomerase, coding for MNQIYTIILAGGVGTRLWPLSRTYYPKQFLQVNGHSLFQKTYLRAVENSNPSDIYVVTNELHHFLVKNQINELRYPIADEQILLEPSGKNTLPAIAWGVTEIAKKNPDSVIMVFPSDHLLGASAGEELRSAIPLCEHYLVTFGIIPDSPHTGYGYIAPGNPLEKGFQVHEFKEKPDEDTARQYVKDGYFWNSGMFLFSVQVFMNELIRYQPIIADIFEKGGSWDELPSVSIDYGILEHSNNVAVVPLSSSWSDLGNFNAWYEISGKDACDNSGNCMAIESYGNFVTTKDRFAALIGIKDTIVVETCDALLVCRRDMAERVGDLVKDLKKQGNPITEIHRLVYRPWGSYLGLETGPGFQIKRLTVNPGMRLSLQRHHHRSEHWVVVHGTADVELDGKQLFVRPGESTFVPAGVMHRLGNSGKIPLEVIEVQIGEYLEEDDIERTEDDFKRV
- a CDS encoding oligosaccharyl transferase, archaeosortase A system-associated is translated as MTRSKDWLNTHSSHLLLLLVIASALLGLWLRILPMDFLGNGPVQKLIFMDTWYSMRQIEQISANYPGYAWFDPMTAFPTGKDVDWGPLFPFLCASVCVLVGALSRPENMIVASYVPPLIFLLLIPIIWYLGKLSGDEKTGWIAAILLPVISGELLYRSFYGYLDHHITETLFSTLFITLIVALLLTTSTIQKPWYTKKSILLAIFAGIVYFLGLMNIQTMVLFAAICALIFLIHALVLRDRNHLFILLLHTCLFFITFTVLYLPLGLTHDGFSLSRYSIGHILAALAIPLELGFLTLFAHLFAKKPRFHYIGTVLTSFAAGYAFIAMLTPDIAAQINNSIHYFFFFSYAESYINEMQMWEPVRAWYSYNIAIFLALVGIVICIIRLIRSYQPALMAILVWGIVLMYATLMHVRYEYYVSIVIVLFSAIALSTIYSKIAASEQPEKRSKKNLEMKDQNLPYRAIAVVGILMLIIVGFSVQTVMTVADKQIGLISMTNDWADSLTRLSQISPDTGVDYHKIYQKTEFTYPEKSYGVLSWWDYGHWITFLSQRIPITSPFQDNVPPVAQFLAAQSEENAELNADDVKAKYIITDFATVTSKFAALPLWGYGRDRISQYQETYYQPSGQGGRYDPVLVLKQPYFESTAVKLHLSDGSYSPGQGGSLLTIEQSPMSGGSFKLITNAIQISSEDAQKFPTSDNQIVGSIQFTKPITDVPALGHYRLIYESPTTVAADETHQIKEVKIFERVKGFTLPGTGTIELPITTNQGRNFTWQQKSMNGTFTLPYSTQNNPYEVRATGPYRIIETGKTIEVSEDQIL